The genomic DNA CTTTGCCTTTAAATCTCCCTGCAACATTTTTAGCATAATGTTcccatttttaattaaaaaattttggtcgAAGTTTTTCCAAGAGTACAATACCGTGTTTTTAACCATTGCAGATACTAAGCTAAAACTTCACACTCTCAGGTAATTACGCAAAGTTACAACATCAAGTCCCAGAACTCTTAcctgaattttaacaaaattacccCCCTTCGTGGATTCAGAAAATTTAGGTAACATTGAAATTTTGCATAGGAATTCCTCCAACGTCTATTTAGATGTTGAGttgaaacttgatacaaattACTGTCAGAGGTCAGTTAAACATGGTAGAAGGTGCATTTACCACAGCTCTGAATTGTATTTTAGCAAGGTTATACCCTTCTTGGATTAAACTGGAAAATACAacttaaagttttgcatggaaattactgtctccaaaattaatgcaggtacttggttgaaacttcacacagatgCTGTATGCAGTTTAACAAGCTCGAGGACCAAGTCTCACAACTCTTAAATGAATATTAGAGATGGCTCGGACAATATACTTATTCTTAGACAGAAAtccattcaaaaaaaaataatccaaaaGGTACCTCTTTCAAACTGGGAAGTGGCCAGAAATTCAGTTACATTAAGATGGAAAATCCTGTCCAAGTACATTTCCTTTGGCTTCTTAATTCAGTTAAATCAATGTGAAAATACAGATTTACACCCAGTACAGGAAAACCTGTCATGTTTTAGCTGTCAGAGCTGTCTGTAATAACTTCCATTGAGAGGAAAGACTCTTAGCAAATTTTGGAGGTTTGATTTTGTAATAGACACTTCATATTTAAGATGAATGGGACAATGCTTCTGCAAACAGAActtaattttgataaatctttGTGCAATAGAATTGTGGTGGTTTATAAGCATGAAAGAGGTGCTCCGTTGCATGAGTGGATATTCTGAATGTACTCTTAAGACTGCTGTCGGCGTTTTACGCACTTCTTTGTACGTGACGTCGTGGCGCTGCGCCTCTACTGACGTCACATCCGTTAACGTCATTGTTtatataccctgaaatcccgaaaataagccggttttgaaaataagccggtctcgaaaataagccaccattttactacaggcaaaaagggctcataaatAAGCCGCACCCAAAAATAAGCCGTCCATTTGTATCAGTAATAGTATCAATGTCTTTGTTAGGACACATATATGTGTATGATAGCAAAAGTTACCAGCGtgtacatagcagatttatttcccCACGTTAcagcaataaaacatactttggaataaaaacgATGCAAGTTGTGCTGATATTTAAAACCCTggacaaattaaattttaaaagcaaaaaaaaaaaaaatcctgtctcAAACACTTCTTTTCACATTATTTCTACTAATTAACATGACCTGTCTTTATAACACAGTGCAGTGTTTATCAcctattttgaaagtttttcattCCTGTTGGCCGATTAAATCATAGGATCcatttgtttgttaggccagacaaaactttttaatggaTAATTGTCTGTTAGAATCGGatttttttcattaagaaattgtaataaattgtaacaaaactgctatgtcagaagtataagtatttatcGACGTctatgtttttactaaaaagcaaaatatacgACACCCATATCTTCAGTATTTCGTTACTTGAAAATACGCCGGTTTTAAAccgttactgaatatatgtactcaaaagttcgccgaACTCTAAAGtaagccggtctcgataataagccaccaaatccttacgaaaatttaaaataagccgcggcttattttcgggatttcagggtacaACGTTACTTATGAACGGAACGTAAATCGAAATTGAACCTGGGAAACGCTTATTTATTCTTTACACTATATGATCCCGacattggtgccgtgaccaggataGATTTGTGGTGGTTTATAAGCATGAAAGAGGTGCTCCGTTGCATGAGTGGATATTCTGAATGTACTCTTAAGACTGCTGTGAAGTTCTGGACAATAGTTAAGAAAGTACAGTGTACAATGTAAGTGGGTTACCTAGTGAAGTTTTAAATgcaagtatttttagctcatctgattttttgaaaaaaaatgatgagttattgtcatcacttgagcggttgtcggcgtcggcgtcggcgtcggtgtctgcgtcggcgttgcctggttaagttttatgtttaggtcagcttttctcctaaactatcaaagctattgctttgaaacttggaatacttgttcaccatcataagctgaccctgtatagcaagaaacataactccatcttgctttttgcaagatttatggccccttttgtacttagaaaatatcagatttcttggttaagttttatgtttaggtcaacttttctcctaaactatcaaagctattgctttgaaacttggaatacttgttcaccatcataagcagaccctgtacatcaagaaacataactccatcttgctttttgcaagatttattgccccttttggacttagaaaatcagttttcttggttaagttttatgtttaggtcagcttttatcctaaactatcaaagctattgctttaaaacttgcaacacttgttcaccatcataagttgaccctttatagcaagaaacataactccatcctgctgtttgcaagatttatggccccttttggacttagaaaatatcagatttcttggttaagttttatgtttaggtcaactttttctcttaaactatcaaagctattgctttgaaacttgcaacacttgttcaccatcataagctgaccctgtacagcaagcaacataactccatcctgctttttgcaataattattgccccttttggacttagaaaatcattttcttggttgagtattatgtttaagtcaacttttctcataaactatcaaagctattgctttaaaacttgcaacagtttttcaccatcataagtggacactgtacatcaagaaacataactctatcctgctttttgcaagaatgatggccctttttagacttagaaaatcatgggtaggacaatatttctattacacaaaaaaaatcagatgagcgtcagcacccgcaaggcggtgctcttgtttatgattATTACAGATAGATGACCAATATGAAGGCTATAGATTAGAACTGTTTTGCATTCCAAAACATTATGAAGAGGACCTGGAGAACATACTTATACCATCTGGCCTCATTACAGACAGGTAAATTTAATGTGTAGTAGATATAAAGCTTTCTTCGGTAGGTATCTGATCTATATATTAGGGGTCATAGTAGGCTAACTTGTATCATGtgcttttgacctttgacctcttaacctttagcctgctggtggcaagtgtttttgcctttgcgaccagtgcagaccaagatcagcctgcactgatcatggtctgcattgttcgctattcagtcagtaaatttgcatggaacaccccttttaataataaatggtactgctctaATTTAGTGATGGAcccgtccattttagaaatatagaagATTAAACAAGTAATTTACAGCTCGGACACATGTATTTCAAAACAGAGGTGGAAGAAGagacattttaagtataaaatagATAGCGTATTGGGTGAAATCTTATAtttatcagtcaggggtgtaactgttttaagttacgtaacctatttcagttactttttcaagcattttataacctgtattagttataaaatatagataactcaggtaagttattaaaaaaaagccttttttctgttctcacaaagtgacctttaaagggTAATTAGTAGCAAattgtggttaatcaaattctcttttagtctgatcatgacctgatgagcataatgggatgttaagagttttatagctttaaaaccatttgcgtaagactttatcagctttgcgtaaaaaattttactgcatagcaggaaagataaaaggccaaggattcaggaaatgattgcattagtcacattcaaaatgaggaattgacacaggagggctttgtaatattttatgataactgaaacaagttatgaaagtaaacgcaataactcaaatgggttataaactgtgataacttgaaacagttacacccctgactgtttattGTGGAGTTGAGGGATCTTTCTATACGGACTTGTCTTACGTGTAACTATATGTTAAAGTTACCGATACAAGCTCCAGTGAAAAAAACTGATGGCTGAGGGTCAGTTTATTAACAagattaattttatgtaaaaaaaatatttacagtacCGTTACTTCTCATATTTTAGCACTGTTAAAGCACGGTTAGGTTTTGAAGACTTCAGACTTAAAGAAAGCAACGTGACATCAAGTCACATTGCCCTACTATATTTGGCGCCATGCTTGCCCCATAAACTAGTGCTTCCCTGTATCATCTAGACTACTTACTTACATTGAAGACTTATTAGAAGTGAAagaatatatagcagaaccatgttttaatatttctCAATATGAATCGATTATGAATCGATTATGCGCTACAtgtataattcactcgggcttATGAAATTATTCTGCCGGTGTAGGGTTTTTTCtggctaatttgggaacatagcctatacccctaaaattgggaattttgacgcgtaaatgttccaaattgggaaatatttcgtcccataggatatagtaaggatgtgtttaagcactttctcatacacttgtttcacattgtagaacCTTTTttacatacttccattacaaaattgtccataccgtaatttggtcattttttgtgcagttttgatgaaatttttttcagaatgtagattgggaatttttgccttcattttgggaaaaatacatactttttggcattgggaatatagccgaataacggctataaaaacggccaaaaaaaaacccctgcaGTGTATAACCTCTTGGTATTCTTTTGATTTATAAAAACCTGGGCCAGCAATATATGATTTCTTAATTTCTAGATGTTGTATATCGGTAAGTCTCGGGGGTATATTTTCACTTCCCTTTGAAACAGGATAGAGAGACTAGCCAGGGACATTATCCACGAGTTCAGTAACGAAGGATTGGTTGCCCTGTGTGTGTTGAAGGGAGGCTATAAGTTCTTCACAGATCTGTTAGACAGGATCAAAATGCTCAACAGAAATACTGAGACCTCAACACCACTTGCTGTAGACTTCATTAGGTTAAAAAGCTATAAGGTAGGTATTGTATCAAGTAATGAGTTTCTGATTCCAGAATTATTATATAGATTGGAGTCATATTTGAACAAAAGCTCCATCATTTTCTTTCATGAGGCGTACCTTCAGTTGAATATGAAACTTAAGGAATTTTTAAACAGTGGTGTActataatattaaatataaaaaaaaacaaaacattgaagTTCAGTCTGTTTTCACCTTTTAACTATATCTCTGTTTTcccccaatcataatgaaacacATCGTGAAACCATGCAGATTGATCTGATATCCCTATTATAGTGCTTTTAAGTTCTGAAATATGTATCTACAAATAAGCTATcaattttaattgatattataactttggtttagaattgcatttttcatttaatacacTTCAAAAGTTCCTTGTCagaaaacttaatttttcttttgcaaatttttatGCCAACTGCTCTTGCCTTTTTTTCTCTCAGATGAACTGTTGACAACCATAGATAATGGAATGATTTGTGAATTTTGTTCTCTGTTTAATAGGATGACAAACAGTCTGGTGAAATTGAAGTGATAGGAGGTGACAATCtagaaaatttaaaaggaaaggtaaattaaatgtaaaaactaatttgagccatgccatgagaaaaccaacatagtggctttgcgaccagcatggattcagaccagcctgcgtatccgcacagtctgatcaggatccatgctgttcgctaacagtttctctaattcaatagactttgaaaatgaacagcatggattctgaccaggttgcacggatgcccaggctggtctgaatccatgatagtcacaaagccactatgttcgttttctcatggcgcggctcatttagaaATCCAACATCAAATTTTAGATGGTAAATAAATAGACAAATCGTGGTTCTGTGGCAAGTCTAACTTCAGAAACTAACTTtggaaagatttttttatgtacataAGTTGTCTGAGGAAAATTATATTCATGAATTCATATAAAAATGGCtccttttaaagaaaaacatgcacaaatatttattcaattgcttcatttcatttcagtattAGTGATTGTTATGAAGGAAAAATGATGTTTCAATTATATGATCATTTTCTAGCATCAAGTGGTGGAGAAAGAGTCCATATTTCCCACATGGCATCATTTCTGCCATGAAcaacacctgggtagaaccaccaacttttCATCTTGTGAATGAATTCTAAATGTCTTGCCAGGTGCCAAATCAACAGCAGTAAGGGAGAAATGGTAGGAGTgcagtgaccttaaccatttggcTAGCCTAGGAAGAACCCATGAATTAATATTTGTAAATAGTTACCATTCTTGGCAGTTGCACTGGATGAACTTACCATAATATGTGACAGGAGTAGCTGATTAATGATAGTGGTACTGGCAACATGGTGTTTGTACTGGCAACATGATGGTTGTACTGGCAACATGATGCTTGTACTGGCAACATCATGCTTATACTGGCAACATGATGCTTGTACTAGTAATGTGATGCTTGTATTGGTAACATGATTGTTGTACTGGTAATGTGATGCTTGTAATGCCAACATGATGCTTGTACTGGCAACATGATGCTTGTACTGGTAATGTGATTCTTGTACTGGCAACATGATGCTTGTACTAGTAATGCGATGCTTGTATTGGCAACATGATGGTTGTACTGGTAATGTGATGCTTGTACTGGCAACATGATGCTTGTACTGGCAACATGATGCTTGTACTGGTAATGTGATTCTTGTACTGGCAACATGATGCTTGTACTAGTAATGCGATGGTTGTATTGGCAACATGATGGTTGTACTGCTAATGTGATGCTTGTACTGGCAACATGATGCTTGTACTAGTAATGCGTTGCTTGTATTGGCAACATGATGGTTGTACTGGTAATGTGATGCTTGTACTGGCAACATGATGGTTGTACTGGTAATGTGATTCTTGTACTGGCAACATGATGCTTGTACTAGTAATGCGATGCTTGTATTGGCAACATGATGCTTGTACTAGTAATGCAATGCTTGTATTGGCAACATGACACTTGTACTGGCAACATGATGATGTTAGTACTCACAGGATTGTTGTACTTGCAACTTTTTTTGGTGTTGATTGTTCCTGCATGATCTTGCACATAATAGTTTAAACCGTCTAAGAAATATGTTTAGAGATTAAAGCAAAACAGCATTGATATGCACAGAGATAGAAGGTTGAGAAATATGTTAAGAGGTAAATCAAAACAGCAGTAGAAAAATGTTCATAGATAAAGCTAAAACAGCCTTAATTTGCACAGCGTTAAAAGGTACATGcatctttttctttatttcacaGAATGTGCTAGTAGTTGAAGATATTATAGACACTGGCCGCACCATGATGAAATTGTTAGATATTCTGAAAAGTGTTAAGCCAAAGTGTGTCAGAGTTGCCaggtatatatttttgttacttttaaagaGTAGCATAATATTACAGTTAACTTAGAGAGAAAGACCCAAGGTCCCTACCAGGATCAAACCGCAGACCTCTTGGTCGATAGGCAGGCTCTAAACCATGTTGCTTAAGTGTGAATTCTCTAGTGACTTGGTTAGAGCGTCTGTCTACATATAAATAGGCCTGAggttttattagtcccctactggttgaaaaccagtttcggggactataggaatgcgcttttccgtcattccgtccgtccgcaatttcgtggctggtccataactctttcatccatgaagggattttaatattacttggcacaaatgttccccatgatgagacgaaacctggacccctagctcaaaggtcaaggtcacaattggaggtcaaaggtcaacagggctttcttcctgtccggtccataactctcccatccatgaagggattttaatatcacttggcacagttgtacctcgtaataagatgatgtgtcatgcacaactttcagacccctagctcaaaggtcaaggtcacacttagcagtcaaatgttaacatggcatgaacagggtctgtttcgtgtccggtccataactctgtcattcattaagggatttcaatatcacttggcacagatgttccccatgatgagatgacatgtcatgcacaaattcCGGACcccttgatcaaaggtcaaggtcacaattggggggtcaaaggtcaatagggcttttttcctgtcaggtccataactctgccatccatgaagggattttgatattacttggcacaaatgttcccaatgatgaaacaacttgtcatgcgcaaaacccggacccctagctcaaaggtcaaggtcacaattgggggccaaaggtcaatagggtttttttcctgtccggtccagaactgtcatccatcaagggattacaatattacttggcataaatgttccccatgatgagacgacgtgtcgtgcgctacacccagaaccctagcttaaaggtgaaggtcacactgagatcaaaggtcaatatgatttttttcctgtccggtctataactttgtcatgcaaaacaggatttaaatatcaagttggcacaaacattcccctggatgagacaacatgttgtgtgcaaagcccgggccctaggtctaaggtcaaggtcatacttagaggtcaaaggtcaaattcaagaatgactttgactggagcatttcttctttatggatggagggattttaatgtaacttggcacaaatgttcaccaccatgagtcgaattgtcatgcgcaagaaccaggtccctaggtctaaggtcaaggtcatacttagaggtcaaaggtcaaattcaagaatgactttgtctggagcatttcttcttcatgcatggagggagtttgatgtaacttggcacaaacgtttaccaccatgaggcaccctttttttagaataacggccctttgttgtaactataaatagattatattgtaactttttttattactggccgtagggaaaaatcgagaccacttttctgtggtacaacatgcatgttacatccaatttttaggtgtattttatctatttctacctggtaaagagtttcttgtggacttacattataaagaattttttttaggattaatttcactttgttgttactataaataacttttatgataactttttttataattggccaaaaaaaaattccaaatgaaaacaactgtacgtttttatatatgcaaattttaatccaagtgctttgttatattatattgtatatatagtacaatattgtttatacatcattgacagatatcagttcattatgttgtactgcagtagagaaaattaggtgccttccagtaggggacttagTATTGAATgccaatacttcattcacttgtttatccGTGGCAGAGACCACAGGGTTTTCTCTTGCAGATTATTAATCCTCCACCACGACAGTTGGGGGGGGATGTTATaagaatggtctccatccgtccgtctgtctgtccgtaacactttgtgTCTtgtctgtatctcctaaaccccttgaaggattttcatgaatcaagacgatgtgcagaactcgtgTGTCAGCCATATCAGCTACGGGTGGTGGGGTTTATAGGAATGGACTCCGTCCTTCCTTCCATAACACTTTGTGTCCGCGCTGTGTcacctaaacaccttgaaggattttagtgaaacttgggtcaaatgatcacctcatcaagatgaggtgcagaactcatgtgtcaaccatgtcggctcaaggttaaggtcacaactcaaggtcaaatctgaatctcctaaaccccttgaaagattttcatgaaacttgggtcaaatgatcaccttatcaagacagtgtgcagaatttatgagtcaaccatgtcggctcaaggtcaaagttttgagctctgtatctcctaaaccccctaaaggatttttatgaaactggtcaaatgatcacctcatcaagacgatgtgcggaactcatgagtcagccatgttggctcaaggtcaaggatcaaaggtttgagccttccctTTTGTGTtgactctgtatctcttaaacacCTTCCAGTATATACAGATGTGTATTAAtgtgaaatgagccgtgccatgggaaaaccaacatagtggctttgcgaccagcatggatccagaccaccctgcgcatccacgcagtctggtcaggatccatattgttcgctttcaaagcctattgcaattaaagaaactgttagcaaacagcagggatcctgaccagactgcgcggatgcgcagggtggtctggatccatgctggtcgcaaagccactatgttggttttcccatggcatggctcaaatcaATAATATTTTTGGGGGACtgtttttcatggattttgttaTTGGGAcagcccacaaaattaaattccaTCAAATACCGTAAGTAAAACTCCCATTTATTTTTATgctaaaaagttaaaatccatGGATTTATATCCCTACAAAATGGCTGTTTTTGTCCAAACCTCATAGTTTCATTcccatgaaatgaaatatttcacattATATGTCCATAGGTAAAGGCACTCTATTCAtccattttaagagaaaaaatgcAAATTGATTTAGTGATCGTTAATGATGTTAGAGTTTGTAGCCACTTAGGCTGGTCAGAGAAATCATgtcatgtatattttataaaattagaCATGGGTTCAATTATTAGCCAATGTTTATCTTATTTTTCAATGAGGTAGCGGCTGCTAGTTATTTCTATTCATGTTCATATTTCCTTTTCTTATCTATCAAAGTATCAGCACTCCACTGTTATTTTTCAGTTTACTTGTAAAGAGAACTGAGAGAAGTGTTGGTTACAAACCAGATTGTAAGTAAATACAGATAcacatatttaaatgtataaatattcgCAAAATGTTTCTAAGTCAGAGAAAAGTCAGGAGAGTTGCTTAAGAACTAGAGTTCACGGCTATTTTAGAAACTTTATTATAAAAGGCATTTACAGTTATTTTTTTCTGACCTTATGTGCagttcataggagataactcctgaagtATTTAAATTATATGCAGTAAATTGTTGTGTCCCTGTTCtgcttaaaacaaaattggaGCTAAGATGGCATTTTGTTgatgaaaaaaaaggaaatgtcAAAAAAATCCTATTCAACCACTTTGCCAGTTACATGGTAATAGTGGAAGCAAACATGAGAATTTCAGAGGATGTAATGTTCCAGTTTTGATCTGCTACTATGTGAATCCAAAACCAGTATCAAAAAGGTCTGGAGTTGGCATTTTGAAGTTTGTTAAAGGGTTCACATTTTTTATGTAAGGTTAGACATAAAATGTGGattattttcatagaaaattgttaaaaaatagcATCCCAGGTTTAAAATCTCAAAGCGCTGCAtcgataaaaaaatttaaaaatattacctGTAATGTTAACTTATGAATTTTATCTCTGgtacaagtttgttcaaaatttctGAGACTATTGAGTGTTCAACAATGAGAAGGTAATGTAAATCATTTCAAATTACGAATAAGCGCTTAGGATTAAACCGGTTTTCAACATGTAAAAAAAGCAACATTATACTTTTATGACTTGATAACCTATAGACCCTACATGTTTTCAGATGCAGGATTTGAGATTCCAGATTTGTTCGTTGTTGGGTACGCCTTGGATTATAATGAATATTTCAGGGATTTGAATGTAAGTTGACCTAGAAGTACTCATATATCTGTTTAGTTAAACTGTGTATGACATGTTTCCTACAATGGATAAAAGCATGTTATGCTGTGATGTAAAGTTAGACTGACAGAATCATATTATAAATCGCATCTGTTACTATGATTTTATGATCTAGTAATTGCTAAATCTTGGAAGAGAAGGGTTTGAAATTATACCTTGTACCATTAACCTTGTTGCTAAT from Mercenaria mercenaria strain notata chromosome 11, MADL_Memer_1, whole genome shotgun sequence includes the following:
- the LOC123531366 gene encoding hypoxanthine-guanine phosphoribosyltransferase-like, which encodes MSSKDKIVIDDQYEGYRLELFCIPKHYEEDLENILIPSGLITDRIERLARDIIHEFSNEGLVALCVLKGGYKFFTDLLDRIKMLNRNTETSTPLAVDFIRLKSYKDDKQSGEIEVIGGDNLENLKGKNVLVVEDIIDTGRTMMKLLDILKSVKPKCVRVASLLVKRTERSVGYKPDYAGFEIPDLFVVGYALDYNEYFRDLNHICVINEHGKKKYASS